Part of the Natronobacterium gregoryi SP2 genome, GGCCGATGGCAGTCGTCCCGACACTGGGTCACGCGCCCGGGAACGTGTCGCTGTCTGTCTCCGAGAGCGGGGTGTTGCTCGCCGGCGACGCGCTCGTGGCCGACGGTGAAGCGCCGCTTTCGGGGCCGAAACCCGAGTTCACGCCCGAGATGGCTCGCGCTCTCGAGTCGGTCGGGAAACTAGCAGCCCTCGAGATCGAGCACACGCGCTGTTATCACGGTGGGGACGTAGACCGCGGCAGCGATCGGATTAGGGAGATCGACAACGAGCGCCGATCGTAGCCGGCCCAGGAAGCGGAACGCTCATCGGTCTCCGTCGATAACGAACGGGTAATGCGACTCGAGCTTCGCGTCTGTCAGCACTGTCTCGACGGCGACCACGAGGCAGGAAAGCAAAAGTCGGCGCTGCTACAGGACATGGTCGCTTGCGCCGAGCGCGTCGAAGAGCACAAGGACGTCCTCGACCTCGAGGAGGTCCACATTCGAAAGGTACGCGACGACGAGAAAGGGAAGCCGGCGGCGCTGCCGGTCGTCGCGGCGACGATTCAGAACGATCAGGTAGTCTTGAACGACACGCAACTCGTCGCCGAAGGGCAGGACGGGACGATGCTCCTGTACGCGAATCCCGACGACATTCTGACGGTGCTTGCCGGTAACGTCGACGAGATCGACAAGGTCGTCCCTGGTGATGCGACCGTCGACCTCTCGCCGGCTGGTGCCGAGATAATCGCAGATGCCGATCTCGGTGCGGACGGCCCACAGTCCGGCGAGTAGTCGCTGATCTGGGGTCCAGTTGGGAGTGGCGTTCGAGCCGATTCGACCGGTGATCGTCTCGTCTGTATCTAGTACCGTCCCAACCGTCGACTGACGGGTCGAATCGAGCGACACCGCCAGATTCGACCCATCAGTGCAGGCTTGGCCCGCCACTAGTGCTTTGGCAAGCCTGAACGGATGAGTGAAACCGAATGCGGTCGTCTGGGTTCACGCAGCAGTCGACGCTTGGCGGAGTACTAGGGTGGCCACTGTGTGTCGGTTTCGGGCGGCCGTGTTCCGGTTTCGGGTTTGCCGAGGCGTCGCTACGGCGGGCCGTGTTAGGCTGGATCGTCCGTCGTTTCGACCGTGGCGGTTCTCGTTGACATCGATTCGACGTTTCTCCGCCTGGAGGCTTCGTGACGACTGCTCACGACAGCGACCAGTGATGCGGATTGGGTGCCGTCGTCTCGGTGTGTCTGTTTCGGGTTGTGTGCGTCCGCGCTGGTACGGAATGCTGTACCGGTATCGATGTACCGGCGCGACCGCAGGCGGGCTCGCGGTCGCGCCAGAACTGACTGACAGCAAACCGTATGCCGGCCACTGATAGGGATTATCGTAGCCAACCGGAGGTTTCGAAGCCCGTCCTTCGACGCTGTGTCGTGGTTCGTCACGGGAAAACTATGAACTCCTACGATAATCCCTATGACTTCTCCCACGAGTGAGCTCGTGGGCTTTCGCGCTGTTCTCGCTGTAACCCGCTCGCCTGTGGCTATTTCTACGACGCCGAGCAATGAACTGCGACGCCCCCACATTCGAGGGTATATAAGCCGCTGGATTATGAGTGGTAGAGCCCTTGGAGAGGTAGTTGCAAGTATCAAATGGATGGAACAGTTCCGGAAACGAAGGCGAATTCGATCAAAAGAAACCTATGACACAGCCTGATTGCAGTACTGACACGACAAAAGGGGGACAAGGTGGAGCGTCACGTCGGAACTTCCTTCAGCTCGCGGCCGGTGCAGCCGCCGGGACAGTTATTACGTCTTACACGGCGGAAATCGGCTCGGCACTCGGACAGGCGATCGACGGTGATCTCGAGGTCGTCTGGCTGCAGGGCCAGGCCTGCACCGGGTGTACGATATCGACGCTGCAGGGGCAGTATCCGTCTCTGGAAGGGGTATTGAAGGATTTCCGCGTCGAAGTGACCTTTCATCCGACTCTGATGCCCGAAGCGGGCGAAGACGCGATGGACTCGATGAGTATGGACCCCGACGTGTTGATCGTCGAGGGGTCCGTGCCGGTCGATATGCCGTCCGCGGCGACGGTTGGGGGACGAGCGATCTACGACTGGGTTCAGGAACTCGCACCGGAATCCGATTACGTGATCGGCGTCGGTAACTGTGCTGCCTTCGGCGGTTGGCCGGCGGCCGAGAACAAGAAGGATCTCTACGGCCTGGGCGAGAACGTCACGGGGGCACGGGGCCTTCAGTTCGAACAGCGACAAGAGCGTGGCGTTCTCGGCCCCGACTTCGAGTCGGGGGCTGGCTTACCGGTCATCAACCTCGGCGGGTGCCCGATTCACCCAGACTACCTCCTGTTGACGTTGGCGACGGTGCTAAACGGTCACACGCCGGAACTCGACCGTTACAACCGGCCGAAACCGTTCTACGAGCCACTCGTCCACGACAACTGTCAGCTCCGAGGGTACTTCGATCGCGGTGAGTTTGCCGAGAAACCTGGTGACGAAGGCTGTCTTCTCAAGGTCGGTTGTGCTGGTCCCTACACGAACTGTGACGACCAGCAACGGCTCTGGAACGACGGCACGAGCGTCTGCCTCGACGTCGGCGCAGCGTGCATCGGATGTATGGAGCCGGGCTTCTGGGATCGGTTCACGCCGTTTAACGAAGAGGTCGAACGACAGTCAGTCGTCGGCCCGATCACGGCAGAGCACGCTGGCTGGGCTGGCGTCGCCGCTGCTGGTGCCGGGATCGGTGCCCACGTCGCACGGAAAGCAACCGGGTACGGTCACTTCACGAAAGACGACGCGCCGGAGGAGATGAAAGAGGAAGCGACGGCCGAGATGAAAGAGGAAGCGACGGCCGAGCAAGACGATTCGAACTAACGGAGGCTAAGATCAATGGTGGAAGTTACTATCGACCCGACGACACGTATCGAAGGACACCACGGAACAGAACTGGAAATCGAGAACGGCGAAGTCGTCAACGCCAAAAGCCAGATGAAGATGTTCCGGGGTGCCGAAATAATCACGCTCGGGCGACCGCCCTACGACGCGCCCATGCTTACGGGGAAAGTCTGTGGGGTGTGTTTCACCTGTCACCGCCTCGCCTCGAGCAAGGCCGTAGAGAACGCTGCCCAGGACGCAGGCGTCTTCGAGGGACCGCCGCGGAACGCGGTCTTGCTTCGAAACGCCCTGGAAGGGATCTTCTACCTGTGGAATCACGCGATCCACCTCTATGCGCTCGTGGGACCAGACTACAGCGACGCCGTTGCGGACACGGGTCTCGATCGGCTCGACCCGATCGAAGGCGAGGGTTATCAGGCGGCACTCGACCAGCAGCGGAAACTGCTCAAGGCGTTCGCCGAGTTCGGTGGTCGCGCACCCCACCCGCTGACGTACGTTCCTGGCGGGATGGCGGGCCAGCCCGATCCATCGACGGTCGAAAGCGTCAAATCGCGAGTCGCCGAGGTCAGTGAGTGGATCGGTCCAACCGAAGCCGCGCCGGAGGTTCTCGAGCGATACCTGGCGGCCGACGAGCCCGGTGACGTCGAGGTCGATCCCGACCTCGGCGAGGGACTGCACGACCTCGTCGGACTCCTCGTCGCGGCAGCCCAAGCGGGCACTGCCGAGCACGGTGTCGGGCCGAACCGGTATTACTCCAACGGCGTCTTCGATCACGCGGACGGGGACGGACTGTTCCTGGACCGCGGGATCTATCGCAACGGGCTGGTCGAGTCGAAGACGAGAGACGAGATCATCGACGCGATCAGCGAAGACACCGCATACTCCTGGTACACGAACGATTCGGGTGGCGATCCTGCGAAAGCGAAGCCGCCCGAGCCGGCTCCCGACAAAGACGACGCCTACTCGTGGGGGACGGCACCCAGATGGAACGGTCAGACGATGGAAACCGGCCCGCTCGCTCGGCTGGTCATCGACGACCGCGACCCGTTCGACCTGCGGGCCGACCTCGGTGGCGGCGCTGCCGAGAGCAACACGCTGAACCGCCTCATCGCTCGAGCACAGGAGATCCTGCTCGTCCGCGACGAGGTGCTGAACTGGCTAGACGCCCTCGACTTCGACGAACCGTTCGTCCACGAGTGGACCGACGACTTCACTGGACAGGGCGTGGGTCTCTGGGAGCCATCGCGCGGGGCACTGTCCCATTGGACCAGCGTCGACAGCGGTGAGGTCGAGCGGTACCAGATCATCACGCCGACGCTGTGGAATCTTGGGCCCCGCGACGCGGAGGGCCAACCGAGTATCCTGGAAGAAGGACTGGTTGGTATGGAAGTCGACGATGTCGAGAACCCGCTCAACGTGATGCGAACGATTCGCTCGTTCGATCCGTGTCTGGCCTGTGCGGTCCACGTCCAGAGCCCGGACGCGGAGTACGAGACCGTCCTCGAGCCGGCACGGCCCGGTGACAAACTCGGGGCCGAAACGGACGGCAGCCGAGGTGAGTAACGATGACCGACCGCTCGATAAACGACGCTGACCGCCCCCCGACAGACGAGGGATCGTCGGACCGGGTGCAGACGGACGGCGGCACTCGGGAAGTCGACCACGGCGGTATCATCGACATCGAACAAATACCGGTCGCCGGGAAATTCGTCGCGTCGATCCGGACCGAAATCGCCACCCGCTATGCGGGCTATCTGACTCTCAACAAGGAGGACAAGGAGACGATCCACCGCTGGGGGACCGGGTCGATCATCTGTCACTGGGTGATGGTGCTGTGTATGTTCATTGCCCTCGTGACCGGCGTCCAGTTCTGGACTGGCTGGTACGGTCCGCTGAACATCGGCATCTGGGACGGCTATCAGGTCGCGTTCCAGCTCCACATGTGGGCGGGCGTGATACTCGCTGTCATCGCGCTCGTGATCTTCCCGTACTATCACAAGTTCGTCGACGGCCACGAGTTGCTGGTCTCTCTCGATCAGATCAAAGAGGAGATCATCATCGCGGTCTCGTTCGTCGGGTTGACGGATTACATTCCCGGCTACAAGAAAGCACGGCGGACGTACAACGAAGACCACGAGGAGTGGGTGGGCTACCATCCGATGCAGACGGTCTTCTGGTATGTCACGTGGTTTTTCGTGTTGGCGCTGACGGTGACTGGCTTCGCGCTGTGGAACGGCATCGCGACCGATCCAGCGTGGTGGATCGCTGCAATCGGCTTCATGGAAGGCTGGGTCACTTACGAGACGATGTTGCGACTGCACCTGCTCGCGACGTTCTGGGTGATCGCAGCGGTCTCGATCCACGCGTACTTCCCGCTGATGCCGAGCAACCTCGACATGACGAAGTCGATGTTCACCGGCACGCTCGAGGGTTGGGTCGTCGACGACGAGACGAAACCGGAACCGGACGCTGAATCGACGGTCGAACGAACTCAAGACGAAACCAGCGATGACTGAAACCGCTTCCCCGTCACCAGAGATCGCGGTCGTCGGCGTCGGGAACGAGATCATGGCCGACGACGGTATCGGGCCACGGATGATCGCAGCACTCGAGTCACAGCCTGCGGTCGCGACGGAGGCGATCCGCCTGTACGACGCGGGGACGACCGCGTTTCTCGCGCTCGAGGCGATGAGTGGCTGCGATCGAGCGATCGTCGTCGACGCGATCGAGACTGGGTCCGAACCGGGGACAGTCCAGGAGTATCGGTACGTCGACGGCGCGTTCGACGGGGAAGCACCGGACATGACGATGCACGACGTCTCGTTTACCGAGGCGCTCGGGTACACAGACGGGACGTACGATTTGCCCGACGAGATGCTGGTCGTCGGTATCGAGCCGAAGCGACTCGAGCCGGGTACTGAGCTGAGCGAACCGGTCGAGAACGCCATTCCAGCGGCTACGGATGTGATACTCGACTACGCCGCAGCGGCGGCCGATCGATCCAAGCACGTGGTAACGACCGAGTAGCACAAGTGAGCGACCTGCGAATCATTCAGATATGAGTTCAAAGTGGTATTGTCGCGACTGTGAGACACGTATCGAGAGCGACGAGATCCAGGCACACGAGGACGACGGCCACGATGTCAAAGGTGTCGTTCGTCCGGACCGGCTGCTCGGAAACGATCCGTGGAACGTAGGTGTCCAGCATCGATCGGCAGACGACGAATCGACGGACGACGAAGAGGTGTCCGGCTGATGTGTCTCGGTATTCCCGGCGAGATCCTCGAGATTAACGGGGACGAAGCCCGAGCGGAGTTCTGGAACGTCGAGAAGACCGTCCGACTGGACATCGTCGGTGATACCGTCGAGGAGGGCGATTACGTCCTCAATCACGCCGGCTTTGCGATCCGGAAGATTCCCGAGTCGGAGGTCGAGGAGACGCTCGAGATCTACGAGTCGTTCCTCGAGGGCGACGAAGACGAGGCGCTCGAGGAGCTCGGTGCCGAAGACGCCGTCCTCGAGTTCGGCGACCGGCCGACAGCGGTTGACGGTGAGAGACAACCAGTGACGGCCGATCCTGGCGATCGGCGGTCTCGAGAGGGAAGCGACGATGAGCAGTGAGACGGACCTCCAGTTTCGGGACCCGGACGCAGCCCACGAGCTTGCAGACCGACTGGCGGCGCTGATGGACGACATCGGAGAGTCGGTCAGTCTGATGCACGTCTGTGGCTCTCACGAGCAGGCGATCGCCAAATTCGGTCTGCGAAGCATGCTTCCCGACGGTCTTTCGATCCGGATGGGGCCGGGGTGTCCGGTCTGTGTGACGAACATGCCGGAAGTCGACGACGCCGTTGCCCTCGCCGAACAGGGGGCAATCGTCGCGACGTACGGTGATATGTATCGCGTCCCTGGAACGGAGGGGAGTCTCGCGGACGCCAGTGCAGCGGGGGCCGATGTCGAAATCGTCTATTCGGCGAGCGAGGCAGTCGAACTCGCCGCCGACAATCCTGGCCGCGAGGTCGTCTTCTTTGCGACTGGCTTCGAGACGACCGCGGCTCCGACGGCTGCCATCCTCGCGGGCGGTCCGCCCAAGAACTTCTCGATACTCTCCGCGCACAAGTACGTTCCGCCGGCCATGGAGGTCGTCGCCGAACTGCCCGACACCGACATCGACGGCTTTCTGGCTGCCGGTCACGCCGCGACGATCACCGGCTATGGACTGTTCGAAGAGTTCGTCGACCAGTACGAGACGCCGGTCGTCGTCGGTGGCTTCGAGCCACTCGACGTACTGCTCGGCGTCGAGCGACTGCTCGAGAATATCCGCGACGGCGAGGCTGGCCTCGAGAATGCCTATCCACGCTGTGTCTCGCGCGA contains:
- a CDS encoding hydrogenase small subunit — encoded protein: MTQPDCSTDTTKGGQGGASRRNFLQLAAGAAAGTVITSYTAEIGSALGQAIDGDLEVVWLQGQACTGCTISTLQGQYPSLEGVLKDFRVEVTFHPTLMPEAGEDAMDSMSMDPDVLIVEGSVPVDMPSAATVGGRAIYDWVQELAPESDYVIGVGNCAAFGGWPAAENKKDLYGLGENVTGARGLQFEQRQERGVLGPDFESGAGLPVINLGGCPIHPDYLLLTLATVLNGHTPELDRYNRPKPFYEPLVHDNCQLRGYFDRGEFAEKPGDEGCLLKVGCAGPYTNCDDQQRLWNDGTSVCLDVGAACIGCMEPGFWDRFTPFNEEVERQSVVGPITAEHAGWAGVAAAGAGIGAHVARKATGYGHFTKDDAPEEMKEEATAEMKEEATAEQDDSN
- a CDS encoding nickel-dependent hydrogenase large subunit; this translates as MVEVTIDPTTRIEGHHGTELEIENGEVVNAKSQMKMFRGAEIITLGRPPYDAPMLTGKVCGVCFTCHRLASSKAVENAAQDAGVFEGPPRNAVLLRNALEGIFYLWNHAIHLYALVGPDYSDAVADTGLDRLDPIEGEGYQAALDQQRKLLKAFAEFGGRAPHPLTYVPGGMAGQPDPSTVESVKSRVAEVSEWIGPTEAAPEVLERYLAADEPGDVEVDPDLGEGLHDLVGLLVAAAQAGTAEHGVGPNRYYSNGVFDHADGDGLFLDRGIYRNGLVESKTRDEIIDAISEDTAYSWYTNDSGGDPAKAKPPEPAPDKDDAYSWGTAPRWNGQTMETGPLARLVIDDRDPFDLRADLGGGAAESNTLNRLIARAQEILLVRDEVLNWLDALDFDEPFVHEWTDDFTGQGVGLWEPSRGALSHWTSVDSGEVERYQIITPTLWNLGPRDAEGQPSILEEGLVGMEVDDVENPLNVMRTIRSFDPCLACAVHVQSPDAEYETVLEPARPGDKLGAETDGSRGE
- a CDS encoding cytochrome b/b6 domain-containing protein, whose translation is MTDRSINDADRPPTDEGSSDRVQTDGGTREVDHGGIIDIEQIPVAGKFVASIRTEIATRYAGYLTLNKEDKETIHRWGTGSIICHWVMVLCMFIALVTGVQFWTGWYGPLNIGIWDGYQVAFQLHMWAGVILAVIALVIFPYYHKFVDGHELLVSLDQIKEEIIIAVSFVGLTDYIPGYKKARRTYNEDHEEWVGYHPMQTVFWYVTWFFVLALTVTGFALWNGIATDPAWWIAAIGFMEGWVTYETMLRLHLLATFWVIAAVSIHAYFPLMPSNLDMTKSMFTGTLEGWVVDDETKPEPDAESTVERTQDETSDD
- a CDS encoding hydrogenase maturation protease is translated as MTETASPSPEIAVVGVGNEIMADDGIGPRMIAALESQPAVATEAIRLYDAGTTAFLALEAMSGCDRAIVVDAIETGSEPGTVQEYRYVDGAFDGEAPDMTMHDVSFTEALGYTDGTYDLPDEMLVVGIEPKRLEPGTELSEPVENAIPAATDVILDYAAAAADRSKHVVTTE
- a CDS encoding HypC/HybG/HupF family hydrogenase formation chaperone yields the protein MCLGIPGEILEINGDEARAEFWNVEKTVRLDIVGDTVEEGDYVLNHAGFAIRKIPESEVEETLEIYESFLEGDEDEALEELGAEDAVLEFGDRPTAVDGERQPVTADPGDRRSREGSDDEQ
- the hypD gene encoding hydrogenase formation protein HypD, with protein sequence MSSETDLQFRDPDAAHELADRLAALMDDIGESVSLMHVCGSHEQAIAKFGLRSMLPDGLSIRMGPGCPVCVTNMPEVDDAVALAEQGAIVATYGDMYRVPGTEGSLADASAAGADVEIVYSASEAVELAADNPGREVVFFATGFETTAAPTAAILAGGPPKNFSILSAHKYVPPAMEVVAELPDTDIDGFLAAGHAATITGYGLFEEFVDQYETPVVVGGFEPLDVLLGVERLLENIRDGEAGLENAYPRCVSREGNTAALETMWDVFETTSGEWRGIAEIPDANLVLREEYAEYDARTRFDVDPAVGDSDPLTEQCLCGDIMAGTADPDDCDLFGEECTPGNPVGACMVSSEGPCKIWQEYGGKPDL